The DNA segment CCAAAGATATTCCGTTTCTTCGGGACGTAAGAGGCCTCGGACCAGCAGATGACCCGGTAAGTGGAGGAGACCTGATGATCTCCTCGGGTACATCTTCCAGGGCCACCGTTTCCACGATCGGCTCCATGGTAGCTTTCCTCTTCCTGTGGTTAAGGGAAGCCGGGTCCTCCTCAACAGTTGGGGAGGTGGTGTCCTCCCGCGCCTTCGTCTCCGTTTCAATCCGGCGTTCCTCAACTTCCCGGGCCTCCGCCGCCGCCCGGGCTAGACGCTTCTCCTCCTCTTGAGACTCCCGGGCCCTCTTTTTCGCCCGAGATTTCTTTTGCTCGGCCTTTTTCTTGGCAGCCGCCTCTAGAAGACTCGCCCTAATCATATCTTCTTCAGCTGCAtcacaaattaacaagttagAAAAATTAACATACAAGAATAAAAAGAACGAGGAGGAGTAATTTACCAGCCTGCGACTCGGCTTGATCGTATTCATCAATAATCTGGTCCACCAGGTCTTTAGGTCGGGACCCAATCCCATAGAACACCAGATTATCTCCCCCGATCAGCACGAAAGATCGGAAGGATTGCTTTTCCAAAGCATCCCAAGCTCGGGTAAAAGGAGGAAGAAATTTATAGTCTCGGGGAAGCTCAGGTTGCAGAggcaaagaagaaaaaaagccTGTTGCATAGGTCGGAGGAGAGGGGAGTTgtaaaaagaaaaactttgtttTGCACCCCTTCAGCGAGGAAGGGATGTCATTCAAAGACCGATAATGCATTCGGGCCATGAAAGAAAAGACCCCGTCATTAAATCGGCAAGAATAAAAGTAATGGAAAATAGAAGCATTGATTAGGAGGGATTTCATgcgaaacaaaataaaactggCAGTCATAATGTGAAAAACGTTAGGATGAAGATGATTGATCGGGAGCCCAAAGAACCGGGCGATTCCTTCAAAAAAGTGATGAATGGGAAAACGAAGACCACTTTTTAGTTTCTCTACAAAAAAAGTAAGAAAACCCGGGGGGGAGTGTCCGGATGATCATTAGGCTCGGGGATTTTTATTTTGtgggaagaaggaattgatccCAACGACCTAATCTCCTCAACCGCCCCGGGACGAAGGGTGGAAGTTACTGTAGAAAACCATATAGGTTCTGCTACCTTATCCTTTCCCTTGCCTTGGGTGCCAGAGGGGCGGGAAGAAGAAGCTTTAGATTTTTTGAGGGGTGGGAAGACACGATAGGGATGCCTATGGGAATTTGAACAGAGTGTTCGGAAGAGGTCGGGGAGTTATCCACCAACCGACCCTTGGCATTTTGACCAGAAGTAGAAGAAGTGGAATTCGACatgattcaaataaaaataagggAAAAGGAACTTACGGTAAGAGAGAAGTGAAGGTGATGAACAGAGACTGGAAAAATCGCCGAAATAAAAACTTGCGCGTAAGTAAAGCTTGAGAGAGAAATCCGGCAGAGCTTCGCTACGATTTTGAATTTGCAAATGGTTTTTGAAAAATCGATCATCCACTATATATAGGGGAAATAATCAATCTACATCGTTGATCTAAGATAGATTGAACGAGCCAGATCAACCTCGAAAATTGAGCGGGATGATTAGGCGGGATATTTGAAAAGACAAGTGCATAAATCGAGGCGTCATGATCATTTATATGCTCGGAATACGTATAGATTCTGACAGCTTTTCAGAAGGGCATGCGTCATTATAATACTATATTAGTTACCCAAGAATACAGCCCGGCATCTTATCTATAAGCCCGGGTGGCGTGAGAGCCCGGCATCTTATCTATAATCCTGGGTGGTGTGAGAGCCCGACATCTTATCTATAAGCCCGGGTGGTGTGAGAACTTGTCTTATTTGTCATCCGGGGTAATGCGAAAGCACGGCATATTGTTTATAAACCTGGGTGATATCAGGCCCCGACATTTTATTCTGAGCCCGGGAAATTCGAGGCCCAGCAATTTATTTTAAGCCCAGGAAGCATTAGGTCTCGGCATTTTAGTTTTATTCGATAGTCGTATATTATTCGGTTTATATGAGTTTGTGCacagaaaattaaagaaacaaagtacgttaataaaaattttattaaggaAGTTGTCGATGCCGTCTTACATCTGCTATTCTCAAAGCTACATAATCTTGCCACTCAGTTATCCAATCGGTCAATTCTTGAATGTTAAGGTTGGTGAAGGACTCGGTGGTTGAAATCTTGTGCAGCTGATGCCATTCTTTCCACAGCATCGCATGCAGCAGGACTTGCTCAGTGGCCAGATCTGCAACTCGAGCTACCTCGAGCTCTCGCCTGTATTTCTTCGCCACTGCTCTTTGTGCACGAGTGAGGGCCAGACCGTTTTGGTGCATGTTACTGATATCTTGAATTTTATACAAGGTAGACATGACCTTTACGCagatatattcttcaatagtcCTCTTCAAACCCTCCAGATAAGGGTGTATTCCGCTTGGTGCTTGAACATGCATACAGCCGAAAGTGATTGTACTACTGCGAACACTGGAATCACTTGAACTCGACATATTGAACTAATATTATCACTTCATTTCTACCGTCTTATTTATAAGCAGGAAGCATTTAATATTGAAGAAGTTGGAAGTTCTCAAGTCAATCGAAACGTTCTCTCATTTATTAGGAGGAAACTAATCACAGCCGTTGATCTACACACATGAATGATTAGGATGAACTTTGGGAGTTGAACCGGGCATACGAAAGGACGCGCGCGGATATCAATGTGTCAGATTTATTGAATTCTCGGAATATAAAACAATTTTTAGGTAATATAAATGCTAAAGCGTGCGTCATAGCTAGACTACGCAAATCATCCAGAAACACCGACTAACGGAACATCTGGGCCCGAGAAATTTAAGGCCCCGGCACCTTATTCTAAGCCATGGGATATATGTGTCTACCGATGAAATTTAAAGAAACCAGGAAAATAAATGACCGAGACAGACTGGGAGAAATATTTCTCATATTATTCATCTAAAAAAATTAGCACGTATTACatcaaaatattcttcttctACAGCAGCCTCCCACTTCCTCAACCAACTGCTTAGAACTCCGGCGGAAGTCTTGAGGAAGCTGTCTGAGTCAGCAATCTGATGGAGGATTTTCCTCTCCTTCCGAAGCATCAGCTGGTAGACATGTTCATCGGTAAAGATGTCTGACTCCTCAGATATGTGCAAGTACTCCCGGAATTTGTCCATTTTTGCTATTAATCTGGGAGTAGTAGCATCTCCCGTTTCATAAAGAAACTTTAACCTCTGAAGCTCTTCCCAATAGCAAAGAATCTTATGAaagacttcatcttccattGTCACTTTTCGAGTTTCTAAAGCAGATTCTTCGAAAGCTTCAGCCATGCCAAGAGTCCTTGAGCTACTTGCGCCGGCCATTATGCTGTCTGAATAATAATTCGCTAATATGATCAAAGAAAATAGGTGGGTTAATATATATAGGAGGAAGGGGTTGATCACAGCTGTTGATCTTCGAATGCATGAACGGTCAGGATGGGTATTGAAAATTGTACCAGATAGCTGAAAAGACGTGCACAGATATCGAAATATCATGATGATCATTCTCGGGAATACAAAACGTTTTAAATAAGGTTGAAGTTGAGGGCTCACGTCAATAACATCTACGTGTCAACATCCTACAATCAGCCTGGAAAATGTCAAGTGATAAGACGATTTTCTTGACCGGGCACACAAAACTAATCGGGACAACGAGTGGACTCTAGCTCGACTAATTAATGAGGGAGTGATGATGCCCTGGGACGTCCCGGGTCATGGATAGGCCCTGGGACTTCCTGGGCCATAGAGCATGCTGAATAGTGCCCGGGTCAGGAGGGGATGCTCTCAAGACGAGAGCATGACAAGACTGGTTAATAACCCGAGTTATATAAATACTTGGTACGAAGAAAGTACAAGGTGAGCGACCAGTCGGTAGGCCGAGTCATTGGACCACCCGGAACATGATTTCCCAAAGACGAGGAATGCCCGAGCTCTTCTATAATTGCCCGAGAAGCATTTTAACCGGGTCACCTCGATATGAGTAAAACATTTAATGACGTCAACTTGATAGAGCATGCATAGCCGACCTACCTCTGACAATAACATAAATGGTTGACAAAATTAAGTGGGTCGGATGTGACTAGTATgcgatttgacatgtcagaatatagggtataatcagccaccctattataattaatgatcagcacaaggaacgaggtcatcattgtcatttctactataaatatcaagtGCTTTATTTGCATTTATTCTCCATTCAGATATTAACTCACACATTGAATACTCTCATTTATTGGGTATTTACTCACTACCCTACCCTTCACATCAATTACACAACCATCATTTGGTTGCATTGATTTTTCCACTTGAGCTTCCTACTAACCTAGGGGAGAAAAAATTTTTAAGTTCTAACGTCCGACTCATATTTCCTTTCATCTTTTGATAGTATACCCGGTCGAGTATCCGACCCGACTCTTCCCTTTTTACCCGGGTTACATCATCAGTTTCTGGTGGCATGTTCATTGTTTCTTCTTCTTGCGTCTGAGCCAGCTCAGAAGTTGATGTGATGATTTGGGGGCCTGGATTTGTTTCCGGGCTTGCCGAATCCATTTTAGTCGGTTCCTCTAAATTTGATGGGAAGATTTGGGGGTCTGGATTTGTTTCCGGGCCTGCCGAATCCTCAATAATGTAATGttcctttttttttcccctttcaCCGTCTTGATCAACACATTCTAGTTTCTCTTGGTTTCGTATCCCGGAATGGCAGAATTCGCTCAACCCTGGAATGTTTCTGTCAAGAAGTTGGATTCCAATATTCATGGTTCCTTTCAAAAGCCCTGATGGGCGACGAACCTGGAGCGAAACCCGCCGAAGAGATGGATTTTTATGCAGCGATGGTGACAGGCTGTTGATCATAAGATTGACGGTACCAATAGGGAGATCACGCAACCAGGCTACATTGTATATCTCGATCGTGATAGCTGAGGATTTAGATTTTAGAAACCGTTCATCGACGTTGAACAACACTCTATGATTCCAGGTGGGGTTGCAGTTTCCGCGATGGTCGACCGCCGTAGATAATCTGTGGTCGCGGTTAATGTATGACACGGCAAACGTTCTTAACATTTTGGACACGGGGGGAAGGTCCTGTGCCGAAAATATGGTGATTTCCAGGAGCGTGAAAACAGTCATAGCGATTGATTTTGATTGTTTCGGAAAGAGGGGAGAAAATGATGATGAATTTTCCACtacaaatttttatattttatgatacTTTTTAGtaacaaacaataaaaaaagTTGGGGAAATAGAAATATAAATTGgctcaaagtttaaaatacgcTTCAAGTTAAATGGACCAACCATATAATAAACAtagtaggttttttgtgagacggtctcacgaatctttatatgtgagacgggtcaaccctatcaatattcacaataaaaagtaatattcttagcataaaaaataatactttttcatggatgacccaaataagagactcgtatcacaaaatacgaccagtgagactgtctcacacaagtttttgtcaaataaatACTACGCTCCTACAAAATCGCAACTGCGATCTTCTACTTTGAACAACATTTACTTTGCCATGTGCCATATTTTCTTGAATAGAAGGAATTAGGTTTGAATTAACAAATTACATGTTTTCATTGATTAAATGTAATGTGTAAAATTGATGGGACGATCAAACTTGGTATGTGGATGAGATGatgaatattatataatataagtgTTAGAAACCAATATACTTGGATAAGATAATGATACATAACGATAATCTTTCATAAAACTTAAGTCAAACATTGGACAAAACAAGGATGCATAATCAATTAATGTCTTATCTTACGTTCAGGTGATGTCTAAATGTATAATTGTAtttctaattaaaaataagcattttatatttttatttgtgaaatttcAATTAAACTTCCCAATTTTTCAAAGTctcctaaaattttaattaaagctAAACCAAGTTTTTCATaataccaaaaatataatttaaccaATTGCATGAAATATGGTTGTGAGCACTCTCTGTCGTTCAGCATTTCCAATCCCTAAATTTCAGTGATTGGATACAGTGCCGACATCAGAATCAAAACCCTAAATTCCCAATTGCTTTATCTCCAATCCGAAGTTAAAAATTCCAAAAAGGAGGAGGAAAAACAACCAGCGATTCTCGAGATCAGCTCCTCCGATCCCATCTGCACCATTCTTTTCGCCTTGCGGGATTCTCACTGAAAACCCAGCTGCTTAACAAATGCAAAAATCGATAAACAGGACCCTGATATGCTTTTCGCTATGCATTCCGCTACTCTTCGGTTCGTTACTCCTCGCCGGGACTCTCGATTACAAATCCCAGTTCCTATCTTTCTTGCCCCAGCTCAATAATGCTTCGCCCTGCGGAGCTCAATCACCACCTCTCCGCGTGTACATGTACGATTTGCCTCCGCGTTTTAATGTGGGATTGATGGACCCCACTTTCCCAGACAATGTGTTGGTGGCTGCATCGAATTTGCCGATGTGGAGGTGGAACGATGGGCTTAGGAAACAGCACAGCGTGGAGTATTGGATGATGGCTTCGCTTTTGTACGAGGGGGACGATGAATCGGGTTCCACCCGGGAAGCGGTTCGTGTTAGGGATCCAGAGTTAGCTGATGTGTTTTTCGTGCCTTTCTTTTCCTCCCTTAGTTTCAATATTCATGTGCGGAATATGGCCGAGCTGAATACTGTTGATGAGCAGCTACAGGTGGGGGTTCATttcttttttagattttttttgtattcGTGAATTGTTGTGATGATGATTTCCTTATCTACTCACTtgtgttcatttttttttccttttgaaaggaaaaaaatctGAAGTTGGTTATTGAGCTTGCTGAAAATGGtgaatttattttcttcatCTTAATTTGTATCTTGAAATGAGTCTCCTATCCTTACCTTAAAAAAATTCGAATGCATAAGGGTGTGCATGGTTCGCCAgctaatattattaatttgtcAAATCTCGCATTCTATGTATGATGTGTATCACCAACTAAAGCTCACCCTACAATGATTTTCGTTTAGCTGGGACGTGGTGCTAGTTTTTATGGTTCCTTTGTGATTTGAGTACATTGTTACGTGAGTGCCATTTATTTTGTGGGCATACTGTGTGACAGAATGTTCGAATAAATTGGTGACTTCGTTTCAGTCTCAActgcttttatttttttttttgacaaaagtCCTGCTGTGTAGCTGAAATCATTATGCTTAGTATCATCAAGATGCAATCTTCTTATCATTGAATCATCATCGTTGCATTTAAGTCATCAAATTGGAGTCAGGCATTTTCTCTTAATTATTCCCAAGTCCTCGTCAATTGGAGGTTGTTTGATATAAGTGGTTGTCATCATTTGAAACCTATCCTTACCTCAGTCCTTTTTCTATTTATGTTCGATTGTTTATACAGAATTAGAGATGAATCATGggcaaattatttgaatttatggcTTTAGATGTTaatatttcttattatttatagAGCTGAATTGATCACTGTTCATTATACCGCAGCTCGAGATGGTAAATATTCTAACAGCATCGGATCACTGGAAAAGGTCCGGTGGACGAGATCATGTTATTCCCCTTCATCATCCAAATGCTTTCAGACAGTACCGGGATCAAGTTAATGCTTCCATTTTCATCGTAGCTGATTTTGGTCGCATCATGAACATTTCTCGACTATCAAAAGATGTTGTTGCTCCCTATCCACATATGATAGAATCATATATCAGGGAAGACCACGAGGACCCATTTGAGGCTCGAAAGACACTTCTCTTCTTTCGCGGGAGGACTAAGAGGAAGGATGTATGCCAATCCACAACACCGTTTTAATgttttgtttttcctttattaAACTAAACCATATGTCTGACATAGTAGTATATCAACCTGGCAGGAAGGAAAAATTCGTGCGCAACTGCATAAGATGTTAATGGAAATGAAAGACGTAATCTACGAGGAGGGCAGTGCTTCGGAAGAAGGTTTTAAAGCTGTAAGTTAAATAGTTGTTACTTTGCACAAGAAAGTTCAGCGTCcgaacatgtcttttaaatcatTATAAGATGCTATTTTTCCTTTAAAGCAAGTATGAAAACTGGAAGTTTGGGGCCTTGAATTTCTTATTGTTCTTCAGTCTAGTCTGGGAATATTATTTCCAACttatcttcaaaattttcttggtTATTCTAGTCTGCTGAACAAATGCGTTCATCGAAATTTTGCCTACACCCTGCGGGTGATACTCCATCATCTTGCCGTCTATTTGATGCCATTGTGAGTCACTGCATTCCTGTAATTGTGAGTGACAGACTCGAGCTACCCTTTGAAAGCGAAATAGACTACAAAGAGTTCTCAATCTTCTTCTCAGTGGACGAGGCTCTGAAACCAGGCTACATGATTGATGGGCTCAGGGGCATTTCAAAAGAGAAATGGACGAAAATGTGGCTGCAGCTTAGAAGCATTTCTCATCACTTTGAGTTTCAATACCCACCAAAGAAGGATGATTCGGTCAATATGATTTGGAGACAGGTGAAGAATAAGGTTCCTGCGGTTAAGCTTGCTTTACACAGAAGTAGGCGGCTGAAAATACCAGATTGGTGGAGATAGTTCTCTGAAGTCAGAGTTAGTAAGTTTGtacattctttattttttttcaaaatttccgGGTCATCTCCGGTTGTGTAACAGGGGAATATAGATGGTTACAATTTTGACTATACAgactataaatatattttattcagAATAATTCTTGCAACAGAAGACATTGAATTGCTTGGTGATCATAAACTGAGAATTTGAATGGGATTCGAAAGTGCAATTATCTATTATATTCTGCAAATTTGAGTTGGATATTGTGTTACTCAATGGCAAGACTGGTACCTATAGGTGTGTTTGGTTGAGTGGATTAAACAAGGATATATTAATAGTCAAACACTTATGCaatgtttggttaaaattttaagatgttttaataatcattttgaccaGGTTTAAGATCCAATTTTGTGGAtaactatttaattattaatctaaCAAAGCAAGTGGGATACATTATCAAAACtcaataaattacatttttctcCTCTTATTTCTTAGAGTGTTAagttatttattgaataaaaagtttattttagaGTGTTTTACATTAGATGTGGAGCctgatatttaatatatatcattattatttaatttgatttaaactttaaaaaatataaagatatatttttattttgaaaaaataatttatttgtatatattttaataaaataataaaaactaaattttaatgTTGGTTATGCGTAtcgataatatttttatttttattatatttaattttatgatatttacatttattaattcAAAGATTattaatatctttattattaatGAAACGTCATGTcctttttattgttttaaaagtactacaacatttttttttcttctatgattttcggcctttacaaaaataattttataaaatatttttctctttaaaataaaacatcaaccaactagcatttttagaaatcaatgaaatagtcataaaaatgaaatcgtctactgttttaccaaccctaaaaagcaataatttgaaaagaatagctcatactaaacctctcaaaaatctctcaaaaagcatataTAACTAGTCTTAAAACcttaattataaatcatgattcataagtgcggaaataagtagaagcgcgggtcctcgggttgtgtgcgccttaagtccagtcaaatcatccgtcaaggcctccctcaacctcacctgcatccatcacacctagtgagtctaaagactcaacacaccataatctttatagcaagtaatatatataaaaccacatgcaacagtgaaaaatacttttacgtaaaataatttttcatgacacgcaaacataaactttaactttttccttttcttcaacatgacatgacataaaacctttaacatgatcatgaatattttccttttccatttccttttttttttgttgaattcagatcgttaattgtgaatt comes from the Primulina huaijiensis isolate GDHJ02 chromosome 8, ASM1229523v2, whole genome shotgun sequence genome and includes:
- the LOC140982210 gene encoding probable arabinosyltransferase ARAD1; amino-acid sequence: MQKSINRTLICFSLCIPLLFGSLLLAGTLDYKSQFLSFLPQLNNASPCGAQSPPLRVYMYDLPPRFNVGLMDPTFPDNVLVAASNLPMWRWNDGLRKQHSVEYWMMASLLYEGDDESGSTREAVRVRDPELADVFFVPFFSSLSFNIHVRNMAELNTVDEQLQLEMVNILTASDHWKRSGGRDHVIPLHHPNAFRQYRDQVNASIFIVADFGRIMNISRLSKDVVAPYPHMIESYIREDHEDPFEARKTLLFFRGRTKRKDEGKIRAQLHKMLMEMKDVIYEEGSASEEGFKASAEQMRSSKFCLHPAGDTPSSCRLFDAIVSHCIPVIVSDRLELPFESEIDYKEFSIFFSVDEALKPGYMIDGLRGISKEKWTKMWLQLRSISHHFEFQYPPKKDDSVNMIWRQVKNKVPAVKLALHRSRRLKIPDWWR